The genomic region TCGAGGACACCCTCATCGCCGCGGTGCGTGCCGAGCGCGAGGGGGCGCTCGCCATCGTCTGCGCCCCTATCGCATCGTCCACCATCGAGCACCTCGTCCGCATCCCGGTGACGACGATCATCCCGAAGGACAGCGTCCAGCGCGCCATCGAGACGGCGGCGCGGAAGGCGTGGATGTGAGAGGTTATCGCGGTAGTCTTGATATGATGCTTTAGCGAGGCCCAGAGTATCGATGGGCTTCGCTCAGAATCAAGATTCAGAAATGTCAAAGATCCCACTGTCAAGAAAAAGTTCTAAATTTTCTGTGCACGAAAAAATGCCTTGTATTTTTCCCCATTAATTGCCCCTAAACTCAATCAAGTCTAACGAAATGTTTTTAATTCATCTATCCACTCTTCATTTGTTGGTAAACCAGAGTTGTGGGATGAAATCTTTTGATAATTAATCAAAATAGTTCTTGGAATAAAAAATCGCATCGGTCTAATATATGGTTTAAAAAAGATCCGTGCTCATGTAAAACTAAAAGATTTTGAAAGGGACTTATTCAGAACCAGTAAGCATGAGTTTTGAAACCCACCCCTTTCCTCCATCATACGAGATCTTATAATAGACCCTTCCTTCATACGTCGCAGTATCGATAATTTTTACTCTTACATTCCCCGCTGCGGGAATCTTATCGACAACATGCGTTCTCTCTGGAGAGTCACAAATGTATATGTCATGCTTTTTCCAGTAATCAGCATTTTCTGGATCAATTTTACAGAGGTTTACTGTAATGTAGTCATTATCATCGTTGATTGCTTCTTGATTTGTTAGTTCAGGACTACTTGTTGGCTCTGTAATACCAGTGGTAGCACAACAACAACCTGCTGTGAGTATAGCAACGAGTAAGACCCCCGTCAATGTCATTAGTAATAGTGTTTTCGTAGTAAGCACTTTCATTACTCCAGGGATAATATCCCCTTTTAAAATAGTATTGTATATTGCACATTTATATTGATTTTGATCCTTTATTCAATCCTTTTTCTTGAATTTGTTGATTAATAATTACTTAATGAGGGAGGTTTGTTTGGCTGCCCCATTAAATTAGCCAAAGTGATATCACATATCTGACACCGTTAATCTGGCAAATTAATATGGCAATATTTGAAAAGGGAATTTCCAAGAATCGGTCTGGTTTTTAGGAGAAAATAGGTTTTATGAACCATGATGAGGAAACTGAAATTCTCAGCGATAGATCCAATTTTGAGATAATATAGTGGGATACTTTTTTGAATACGTTCGGATGGTTAGATTTTTACTCAGTTAAATTGTATTATTATTATGAAACTCAGTTCTGTTCTATCTTTCAGAAATATAATATCTGCATTTTTTTTAATTTTTCTGACATTCTTAGTTCTGCAGTTCATCGCTCCCATTCTCATTGGTGCCAATACTTTTCAAAATGAGATGATTTTTATTCAATCAAATGGTCTTGGGATTAAAAGTATTCCTGCCAGTATTGCGTCCAATATCTACACAATTGGGGGAGTCTTTTGTCACCAAAAACCAAGCAGATCGTTTAAAATATGGGGGAATTATCTTCCTCTCTGTGCACGTTGCTTGGGTATTTTAATCGGGATGACAGTAATATTCGGTTACTCATTAGTGGTTCAGTCTCATGGTAAATTTTTTGAGGCATTGAATATATTTTTACCTCGTTCTTTCAGAAAACTGCAATATTCGTGGATCTTAATCTCTTTAATTGGTATTGGATTAATACTACCGATGGTTTTTGATGGCTTTGTACAGTTGCTTACGGTTTATGAGAGCACAAATATCAAACGGGTCATCACAGGTTTACTCTTCGGAGCAGCAGAAGGTGGATTCGTCGTGGGTATGGTATCACACCTTTGCTTTAGCATGAAAATGCGATTATAATAGGGGGTGGAATGGCAATCTCCCCTCTCAGGATCTCCGTCCTATCTTCCTCCGTCCGATCCTTATTTGGGGATCAGGGGGCTTGCCCCCGCTCTGGGTTTTCGGGGAAGGCGTTGGATCGATAGCGGGTAACGGGGGACTACACCACCGTCTGTCTCATGCTCGCTCTGCTCGCACAGCGAAAATCAGAGATATTCTTGAACTCGCTGACGCTCGTTCAGCGAAGACCTAACGATCTTCTTGACCTCACTTCGTTCGGCCCTCTAAAATCATAGATTTTCTCGACGCCCTTCGGTCGTCCCCACAGATTCATTTCATCTAAAACCCCACCCTCCCTACAATGCAACGCGATCTGGTGCGGCGGGGCCGACTCAGTGACGACCGCCCGGAAGAGGTGATGCACTTCCTCTCCTCCATGACGGCCGATCACTGGATCGCCGATATGGACGTGCTGGTGGACATGGCCCACCTTCTGATGCTCAGGAAACAGGGTATCATCGACAGGGAGGCGGCACATGCGCTGATGGGCGCCCTCCTCGGCTTTTACCGGGACGGCATCCCGGCCGAGGCCTATGACGAACGGTTCGAGGACATCCACGCGGGCAAAGAGGCGATGCTCATCGCCCGCGTCGGCGAAGAATTCGGCGGCCGCCTGCACATGGCCAGGTCGCGGAACGACGAAGTGGCGACCTGCATCAGGATGCGCCTGCGCCGGGAACTCGTCGCCCTGATGGAGGAGACCTGCACTCTCCGTGGAGTCCTGCTGGAGACGGCGGGCGCGCACCTCTCCACCATCATGCCGGGCTTCACCCACCTCCAGCATGCCCAGCCGACGACCCTTGCCCACCACCTCCTCGCCTACGAGCAGGCGCTCTCCCGCGACTTCGCCCGTTTCGCCGACGCATATGTGCGGCTGAACGAGTGCCCCCTCGGTGCGGCCGCCTTCGCCTCGACGGGGTTCCCGATCGACAGGGAGTACACGGCAAGCCTCCTCGGTTTCGACCGCCCCATGGGCAACTCCATGGACGCCGTCTCGGCACGGGACTTCGCCCTCGAAGCCCTTTCCGCCTGTGCGGCCATGACCGCGACGACAAGCCGCCTCTGCGAGGAGATGGTCATCTGGAGCACCGCCTTCGTCAGGTTCGTCACCCTCGCCGACGGCTACTCCTCGACGAGTTCGATCATGCCCCAGAAGAAGAACCCGGACACCGCTGAGATCATGCGTGCCAGGACCGGGACGGTGGCGGGGGCGCTCGTCTCGGCCCTCACCATCACGAAGGGCCTGCCGATGAGTTACAACCGCGACCTCCAGGAACTCACCCCCCACCTCTGGCGGGGCGTCGAGGCGGCCGAGGAGTGTCTTGTCGTGCTCGCCGGCCTGATCAGGACGGCCACCTTCAACACCGAGAGGATGGCCGAGGAAGCGGGGAAGGGCTTCTCGACCGCGACCGAACTCGCCGACGTGATGGTGCGGGAGTTCGGCCTCCCCTTCAGGACGGCGCACTCCATCGTCGGCAGGGCCGTGAAGATGGGCGCCCTCGACCTCCCCACCCTGGAGGCGGCGGCAGAGGAGGTTGCAGGCCTCTCCCTCAGGGAGCGCGGCCTCACCGGGATGAGGATCGCGGCGGCCCTCGACCCGGCTGTCTCCGTCGCCGAACGCGGGGCCATCGGCGGCCCGGCGCCGGCGGAGACCGGGCGGGCCTGCACCGAGAGGAAGGAAAAACTTGCGGCCGACATGGCCCTCGTCTCTTCCCGCAGGGAGGCCGAGAATACGGCCGTCACCCGGCTGATTGCAGAAGCAGAGAGGATGGCAGAGCATGAGTGAGACATTCGCGACCGGCGACCTCGTCGCCGCGTCCTGCCGGGGCCACCCGGTGGAAGGGACCTATATCACGGACCGCGACGGCATGGCGGTCCTCAAGATGAAGAGCGGCTACAACATCGGCGTGGACAGGGCGGGCTGCACCCTCGTGAAGGCGGCCGGGGCACCGGCGACACCGGCGGCGCCCGTCGTCACGCAGGACGACTCCCTCCCCGCACTTGCGATCATCTCCACAGGCGGGACGATCGCCTCCAGGATCGACTACCGGACAGGCGCGGTGACCAGCCAGTTCACCGCGGACGACATCCTCCGTGCGATCCCCGGCCTCTCCTCCCTGGCCCGGTACCGCTCGGAGGTGCTCGCCACCATCCTCTCCGAGAACATGACCCCCCGCATCTGGCAGGACCTGGCGCGGGCAATCCACGCGGCGGTCAAGGACGGCGCCGAGGGCGTCATCGTCACACACGGCACGGACACGATGGCCTACTCGGCCTCCGCCGTCTCTTACATGCTCGACACCCCGGTGCCGGTGGTCTTTGTCGGTTCCCAGCGCTCTGCCGACCGCCCGAGCAGCGACAACATCATGAACGGCCTCTGCGCCGCGGCGGCCGCACGGAGCGACCTCGGCGAGGTGGCGGTGGCGATGCACGCCACCACCAACGACGACGCCTGCGCGATCCACAGGGCGACGCGGGTGCGGAAGATGCACACCTCCCGGAGGGACGCCTTCCAGAGCCTGGACATGGCCCCGCTCGGGAGCGTGGCCTACCCGTCCCTCGCCGTCACCCTCTCCGACGAGGCGGTGCGGCGGCGGGAGACCGAACCCGTGCTGAGGGACAGCCTCGAAGAGCGCTGCGGCCTTCTCTACTTCTATCCGGGCATGGCCCCCGAGATGATCCGGGCGTACGAGGGCTACAAGGGCCTCGTCATCGCCGGCACCGGCCTCGGCCATGTCTCCACCCCCTGCATCGGGGCCTTGAAAGACCTCGTCGACGCCGGCACGACCGTCGTCATGACCTCTCAGTGCCTCAACGGCCGGGTCTGCGACCGGGTCTATGACACGGGCCGCGACCTCCTCGCCGCGGGCGTGATCGAGGGCGAGGACATGCTCCCCGAGGCCGCCCTCACCAAGATGATGTGGGTGCTCGGGAACGAAAAAGACCAGGAAAAGGCAGGGAAGATGATGACAACCAACCTGAAAGGCGAGATCAGGAGGAGGTCAGACTATGGATTTTAAAGCCCTCGGCCTCAAGGCCGGCATCGAGATCCACCAGCAACTCGACACCGCGGAGAAACTCTTCTGCCACTGCCCGACGACTCTCCAGAAGACCGAGGAGCACACAGGCGAACTCTTCCGGTACCTCCACGCCACCGTCTCCGAGATGGGCGAGATCGACCGCGCGGCGGCCGAGGAGATGATGGACAGGCGGCAGTTCCACTACCTCACCTACCCGACCACCTGCCTCGTGGAGAACGACGAGGAACCGCCCGCGCCGATGAACAGGGAGGCCCTCGGCATCGCCCTCCAGGTGGCGAAGACCTTCGCCATGCACCCTGTCGAGCAGGTGCACACCATGCGCAAACTCGTCATCGACGGCTCGAACACGAGCGGCTTCCAGAGGACGGCCCTCGTCGCCGTGGGCGGCGTCCTGCCGAACGGCGGCGAAGTCGAGACGATCTGCCTGGAGGAGGAGGCGGCCCAGCGCGTCGAAGGGGACACCTTCTCCCTCGACCGCCTCGGCATCCCCCTCGTCGAGATCACCACCTCCCCCTGCATGTACACCCCCGAGGACGTGCAGACGACGGCCGAGTACATCGGCATGGTCCTCCGCTCCACCGGCATGGTGAAGAGGGGCCTTGGCACCATCAGGCAGGACATCAATGTCTCGATCAGGGACGGGGCGCGGGTCGAGATCAAGGGCGTGCAGGAACTCGACCTCATCGCCGAGGTCGTCCGCCGCGAGGCGCAGAGACAGACGAACCTGCTCGCGATCCGCGACGAACTCCGCGCCCGCCAGGCCTCGGTCGGCGAGGAGACCTATGACGTCACCCCCCTCTTTGCCGGGACACAGTCCTCGATCCTGAAGAAGGCGAAGATGATCAGGGCGTTCGTCCTCCCCGGCTTCGCGGGCCTGGTCGGCCGGGAGATCCAGCCCGGCAGGAGGCTCGGTTCCGAGATCTCGGACTACGTGAAGAAGTGCGGTCTCGGCGGCCTCTTCCACACCGACGAACTCCCGGCCTACGGCGTGACCGCGGAGGAGGTGGCCCGCCTGCGCGAGCACCTCGGCGCCGCCGACGAGGATGCGGTCATCCTGGTCTCGGGCTCGAAGGAGAAGACCGCATGCGGCGTGAAGCAGGCGCAGCACCGCGCCCGCCTCGCCTTCGAGGGCATCCCCGAGGAGACGAGGAAGATGCTCGAAGAAGGGAGCACGGCGTACATGCGGCCCCTGCCCGGCGCCGCACGGATGTACCCGGAGACCGACGTCTTCCCTGTGGCGATCACCGACGCCCTCTGGGAGGAGGTCAGGGTGCCCGAACTCCTCTCCGATCTGGCACGGCGCTTCGAGAGCGACCTCGGCCTCGACCCGGCCGTCGCCCATCAGGTCGCCTACGCGGAAAGCCTGCCCCTCTTCAGGGCGGCGATCGACGCCGGCATCAGGCCGAACCTGGCCGCACGGACGATCCTGGCCACCCTCAAGGAACTGGCGCGTGACGGCATCGCCGTCGAAAAGATCACGGACGACGACGTGCTCGCTGTCCTCCTCGCCGTGGAGAGGGAAGGGGTCGCCAAGGAGGCGATCCCCGAGATCTTCACCGAGATCGCAGCCGGAACAGCCACGGCACAGGCTATCGAGAGCCACGCCGGCGGCATCTCCGACGCAGAACTCACCGCGATCGCCAGGAAGATCGTCGCGGAGAGAATGGAATTCGTCAGGGAGAAGGGCATGCGTGCCCTCGGCCCGTTGATGGGACTTGTCATGGACGAGGCCCGCGGCAAAGTCGACGGAAAGAAGGTGAGTGAGGTGCTCAGGTCCGAGATTTCGCGGGTGATCTGAGCAACATCTTTAAACCACCGGCTGAGTAAATATATAGGGAGTTCGATTATGGGAAAAACAGGAACCACCACCTGGGCACAGGTGAAGAATGTCGCAGGCAAGATCCGCCTGGTCAGAGCACAAGAGGCGACTTTCAAGAAGCCGGGACCGAACCAGCGCTTTAAGGCGGCAGCAGCACTCAGAAAGATCGTCGCTCAGGCAGAACGCCAGCAGGGACGCGGCCGGGGAGGCCCGCGTCGCGGCGGCAGGGGCGGTGCCCGTGGACAGCCGAAAGTTGCCGACCCCAAGATCCGCAGGCGCATGGCGCGTGCAAAGGTCTCGGCACTGGGCGTGAAGCAGAAGTCGAGATAATCAGCGGGATCACCTCCCGAATCATCTTTTATATCTCCGGCATCCATTCATTGTATGGATCCAAAGACTGCTGTTTTGAACTATCAGTACGGCGAAAGAGCGAAATCAGAACTGATTCTCGCTTCAAAACTTATTGCCGGCCTGACCGGATTTTCCGAGATTGAGAAGGCAGGTGGAAAGAAGATGGTGCTCCTCATGCTCGAGGGGATCAGGTCGGAGATCGAGTTCGCCCGCGAGAGCACACACCACGCATCTTTCCAGAAGGCTGTCAAGGCCCTGAATGCAACGATATCCATGGTCGAGGGCGGGAACCTCGACGAGGCGATACCGAAAGTCGCAGAGGCAGTCTCTGCCACCACAACCGTTGCTCAGGAGTCCTGGGAGGCGCTCGCCGCACATGGACTCCTCTGAATTCCTCGCATTCCTTGAGTCCCGCCAGTCGGTGAGGGAGTACGGGGACGAACCCGTCACCGAAGAGGAGATATCCTCAATCCTGAAGGCCGCGTCAGCGGCGCCGAGCGCCGGGAACAGGGAGGCATGGGACGTCATCGTCGTCAGGTCCGAGGACCAGCGCGAAGCCCTTGCCGAAGCGGCATTCGGCCAGGAGCATATCGAAAAAGCGCCGGTCATTTTTGTGATCTGCGCCAACTATGTCAGATCGATGTCCCGCTACGGGGAGCGGGGCATTCTTTATGCTCTTGAGGACGCAACCATTGCCTGTACATTCATGATGCTCGCGGCGCACGCCCTCCGCCTTCAGTCCTGCTGGACCGGGGCGTTTGATGACGATGCGGTGCGGGAAGTGCTGAACATGCCGGCCCATATCCGCCCCATCTCGCTCCTTGCGGTCGGGAAGGGTGCAGTCCCTGCCGCACGGACAGAAAGGATGCCGGTCGGCGAGCACGTGCACACAGAGACCTGGTAATATCATGACCGATTATTGCGTTACACTTGAATCTGCATGGGTCGTCAAGGACGTCAAGTCCCTTGACGACGCCATCGGCATAGCGATCAGCGAGGCAGGGAAGCGTCTCAACCCCTCGGCAAAGTTTGTCGAGGTCGAAGCAGGATCGATCCAGTGCCCGTTCTGCGAAGAAGACCTGAACTGCGCGCTTGTCGTGGCCAACACGGCCCTTGTGGGCCTTACCCTTGAAATGAAGGTCTTCAACGCCGAGTCCACCGAACACGCAACACGGATTGCGAAGTCGGTCATCGGCAGGGCACTGGGTACGGTGCCGCTCAAAGTGACGGATGTGCAGGAGTCATGATCAGCGTCGTCGGCCATACAGCAATCGACCACATCTGCAGGGTACCCCGTTTTCCCGAGAAACACACCTCCACCTACACCCTTGACCACCATATCTTCTTTGGCGGCGGGGCGGCAAACATCGCGGCAGGCATCGCCACTCTCGGCGAGCGGTGCACCCTGGTGAGCGCGGTCGGGTCTGATTTTCCGGGAAGCGCGTACGAGAGGCGGATGGAAGAACTCGGTATTGAACGCCGGTTCTTCTTTGTCCCTGACCGGCCGACGGCGACAGCCTTCATGTTCAACGACCTTGCCGGCGACCAGATCACCTACTTCGATTGGGGGGCTTCGGCGGTCTTTGCGGAGGCCGATGCCCCGGTACTTGAGTTCGTGCATATGGCGACGGCCGACCCGTCTTTCAATGTCAGGGTCGCGGAGAAGAGCGAGTTTGCGTCCTTCGACCCGGGTCAGGACATCCTGAAGTACTCGCGGGAGCAGTTCGAGACAATCCTCGACAATATCAACATCCTCTTTGCGAACAGGCACGAGGCGGCGACGATGGCCGAGGTGCTCGGGACAAGCGTCTCCGACCTGGCACAGAGGGTGGAGATCGCCGTCATCACGATGGACGCCGAGGGGTGCATGCTCTGCGTCCGCGGCGAAAAGCAGATGGTCCCCGCGATCCGGGTGAAGATGGCCGACCCCACAGGGGCCGGCGACGCCTTCAGGGCTGGTTTCCTCTCCGCGTACCAGCGGGGGTACGCACCCCTCCGCTGCTGCACGATCGGGACGACGGCAGCGTCGTTCGTCGTCGAGCAGGTCGGGTGCCAGACCAATCTCCCGACCTGGGAGAGGATGGCCGGGCGGCACGCGCAGTATTTCGGACCCATCGAAAAGGAGGCATAACATTGGCATGGGCAGCGCTGACATCAGGGGGAAAGGACTCGGTCCTTGCGGTCCAGAAGGCGATCGACGCCGGCCTTGAGGTGACGACTCTGGTGACTGTCAGGCCGGCGAACCCTCACTCGTACATGTTCCACTCGGCAAACCTCGACGCCGTCCGCGTGATGGCAGAGGTGGCGGGCATGGAGTACTACGAGATTGCATCGGCCGGAAAAAAAGAGGAAGAGACTCTTGAAATGGAAGAGGGTCTTGCAAACCTCGATATCGAGGGCCTGATCACCGGCGCGGTCGCCTCGACGTACCAGCGTTCCCGCCTGGAGGCGATCGCGGGGCGCCTTGGTGTCCGTCTCTATGCTCCCCTCTGGCACATGGACTATGCCGCTCTCCTCCGCGAGGTGGCGGCACGCCTCGACGCCATCATCGTGGTCTGCGCCGCCGAAGGGCTCACCGAGGAGTTCCTCGGCACGCACATCGACGGAGCGACGGTGGACCGCCTCCTCGCCCTTGAAGAACGTTACCGTATCAATCCCGCGGGGGAGGGAGGTGAATACGAGACCCTCACCCTCAATGCACCGTTCTTCTCCCGCCCGCTCACCTACGCCTCGGGCGAACGGAGGTCGGAGGCAGGGCGGCACGAACTGATCCTCAAGGGATTTGCATGAACGACACAGATACGGGCAGCGACGTGAGGATGGCCGGGCTCTCCCGGTACATCTTCACTGCCCCGTCATGGCCCAGGTCCCTCGGGATCATCATTATCCTCGGTCTCCTCATCGATGCGGCCAGTTTCAGGGCCGGCTGGGTCCACCCCTTCTTCGGAACCCTTGCATTCACCCTCCCGGCGGTCCTGGCGACTCTCCTCACCAGGCCCCTGATCCGGAGCAGGGGAAAGATGATCACCTGGAACCGTTCCGCCCTGCTTGCCGCGGCAGGGACGGTCTTTGCGATCATCATCACGGTGCTGCCGGTCGTCGTCGGATACGCCGACCTGCTCCCCCTCTCCTTCGCGATAGCGATGGGCTTTGTCTTCGCGATCAGGCTGCTTGTCATGGCGGCGATTGCCGACTACCGCCTGTCCCGCGTCTTTCTCCCGGCGCTGCCGCAGAGCGCTCTCGGCATCATCTTTGCGAGCATTCCCTTCGGGCCGGGCTACCTGGTCCTCGGTGTGGTCCTCCACCTGGTCTTCGGGTTCGGGTGCCTGCTCTTCGTCTGGTTTGTCGAGAGGCCGCTGAACAAGGCCTTCCATATCAGCGCGTTCAACTTCATCAACACCTTCATCGAGCACATGACCGATGGTTCGAAGAGCATGGAGGACTTTTTCAAGGAGATCGGGGAGGAGGTCTCTGTCCCGCAGGCGACTCTCGCCTTCAGGCGGGAGGGGAAGAAGGAGATCCTCTTCACGGTCCCGAATGTCCATCCCGGCCCGATGGGCGAGATCGGCGGCAGCATGCTGACCCGGTCGATCCACGACGCCTTCGAGGAGGAGGTGCTCACGGCCCACGGGTGTTCGACCCATGACTTCAACCTGGTCTCCGAGTCCGAGGCGGAGAAGATCATCTCGGCGATGCGTCAGTCCCTCGACGGGGCCAGGTATGCGTCCTTCGCCGGGCGGTCGTATCGTACGGGCAGCGGTTCCGTGGAGGTTCTCTGCCAGCCCCTCGGCGACGCTCTCCTGATGGTCTCGACGCGCTGGCCGCAGAAGACCGAGGACCTGGACTTTGCGATCGGGATGACGGTGATGGCCGAGGCCCACTGCCACTTCGCGCACTGCGCCTTTGTTGATGCCCACAACTGCATGGCAGAGGTGGCGTCCCCTGTCCATCTCGGGTCGGCGGTCGGAAACGATTACCTCGCCGCGGCCGGGAAGGGGATCACGGAGGCGGCGGGCAGGGCCGTCCACTCCTTCAGGGCAGGTGTGGGGCGGGTCGTCCTTCCGTTCACGCGCGAGCAGGGGATCGGCGACATCGGCGTCCAGGCCCTGGTCGTCGAGTGTGCCGGGCAGAAGACGGCATATATCCTCTTCGACGGGAACAATACGGTCGAGGCCCTCCGCCCGGCGGTCTTCGAGGCGGTGCGGGGTCTTGTGGACGAGTGCGAGGTGATGACCTCGGACTCGCACAGCGTGAACACGATCAGCGGCAAGAACCCGGTCGGCCTCCGTGTCCCGCCGGAGACGCTCGCGCCCTATGCGGCCGAGGCGGTGCGGGCGGCGGTCGACGACCTGGCGGAGGCGAAGGTGGCGGCGGCCACGGGGTGGTGCCAGGACGTGCTGGTCTTCGGGTCGAACCGTATCTCGGAACTTGCGAGCACGGTGAACGCGATGCTCATCTTCATACCGCCCCTCTCCCTTGCGGTGCTGCTGGTGGCGTTTTTGCTGTCGGTGCTCGCGTATGTGGTGATCGGGTAGAGATCTCTACTCTTTCTTTTTTGGCAGGATATTCATCCATGCTGGGTCGAACCGACTCCCATTGCTTGAATATCTTGAAAAATCTGCATAAAGATTAAGAAAAACAGCAGCATTGGGAATCTTCGACGGAGATATGGAGATCACTGATAGGATTACTGCACAGCATTGCGTACCGCTGATCAAAAGCGATATCGAAGATAATTTAGGATAGGATATCGAACTCCACCACAATCAGGTATAATAGAAGAATGTAAATTTCGTGAGAGGTTTGAAAAATCATTATTTTAGAAATAGAGGGTATGGATCATGAGAGCGTACATGGAGATTCCATTCCGCTGGTTGGATGAAAACAATGTTTCTATCGATCGTAATAATGTCGATCATCTCAATTGTTCAGAGTCCGCTCTCTTGTGGGCAGCACTGACCGTCGGCGCACCATCCCCTGTGGCCTTTACCCAGAATATATTGGACACACCAGCGTTTGCCCTCCAAAAATGG from Methanofollis sp. harbors:
- a CDS encoding carbohydrate kinase family protein — its product is MISVVGHTAIDHICRVPRFPEKHTSTYTLDHHIFFGGGAANIAAGIATLGERCTLVSAVGSDFPGSAYERRMEELGIERRFFFVPDRPTATAFMFNDLAGDQITYFDWGASAVFAEADAPVLEFVHMATADPSFNVRVAEKSEFASFDPGQDILKYSREQFETILDNINILFANRHEAATMAEVLGTSVSDLAQRVEIAVITMDAEGCMLCVRGEKQMVPAIRVKMADPTGAGDAFRAGFLSAYQRGYAPLRCCTIGTTAASFVVEQVGCQTNLPTWERMAGRHAQYFGPIEKEA
- a CDS encoding nitroreductase family protein, producing the protein MDSSEFLAFLESRQSVREYGDEPVTEEEISSILKAASAAPSAGNREAWDVIVVRSEDQREALAEAAFGQEHIEKAPVIFVICANYVRSMSRYGERGILYALEDATIACTFMMLAAHALRLQSCWTGAFDDDAVREVLNMPAHIRPISLLAVGKGAVPAARTERMPVGEHVHTETW
- a CDS encoding DUF2070 family protein; its protein translation is MNDTDTGSDVRMAGLSRYIFTAPSWPRSLGIIIILGLLIDAASFRAGWVHPFFGTLAFTLPAVLATLLTRPLIRSRGKMITWNRSALLAAAGTVFAIIITVLPVVVGYADLLPLSFAIAMGFVFAIRLLVMAAIADYRLSRVFLPALPQSALGIIFASIPFGPGYLVLGVVLHLVFGFGCLLFVWFVERPLNKAFHISAFNFINTFIEHMTDGSKSMEDFFKEIGEEVSVPQATLAFRREGKKEILFTVPNVHPGPMGEIGGSMLTRSIHDAFEEEVLTAHGCSTHDFNLVSESEAEKIISAMRQSLDGARYASFAGRSYRTGSGSVEVLCQPLGDALLMVSTRWPQKTEDLDFAIGMTVMAEAHCHFAHCAFVDAHNCMAEVASPVHLGSAVGNDYLAAAGKGITEAAGRAVHSFRAGVGRVVLPFTREQGIGDIGVQALVVECAGQKTAYILFDGNNTVEALRPAVFEAVRGLVDECEVMTSDSHSVNTISGKNPVGLRVPPETLAPYAAEAVRAAVDDLAEAKVAAATGWCQDVLVFGSNRISELASTVNAMLIFIPPLSLAVLLVAFLLSVLAYVVIG
- a CDS encoding DUF2085 domain-containing protein, which produces MKLSSVLSFRNIISAFFLIFLTFLVLQFIAPILIGANTFQNEMIFIQSNGLGIKSIPASIASNIYTIGGVFCHQKPSRSFKIWGNYLPLCARCLGILIGMTVIFGYSLVVQSHGKFFEALNIFLPRSFRKLQYSWILISLIGIGLILPMVFDGFVQLLTVYESTNIKRVITGLLFGAAEGGFVVGMVSHLCFSMKMRL
- a CDS encoding DUF555 domain-containing protein, whose translation is MTDYCVTLESAWVVKDVKSLDDAIGIAISEAGKRLNPSAKFVEVEAGSIQCPFCEEDLNCALVVANTALVGLTLEMKVFNAESTEHATRIAKSVIGRALGTVPLKVTDVQES
- the argH gene encoding argininosuccinate lyase translates to MQRDLVRRGRLSDDRPEEVMHFLSSMTADHWIADMDVLVDMAHLLMLRKQGIIDREAAHALMGALLGFYRDGIPAEAYDERFEDIHAGKEAMLIARVGEEFGGRLHMARSRNDEVATCIRMRLRRELVALMEETCTLRGVLLETAGAHLSTIMPGFTHLQHAQPTTLAHHLLAYEQALSRDFARFADAYVRLNECPLGAAAFASTGFPIDREYTASLLGFDRPMGNSMDAVSARDFALEALSACAAMTATTSRLCEEMVIWSTAFVRFVTLADGYSSTSSIMPQKKNPDTAEIMRARTGTVAGALVSALTITKGLPMSYNRDLQELTPHLWRGVEAAEECLVVLAGLIRTATFNTERMAEEAGKGFSTATELADVMVREFGLPFRTAHSIVGRAVKMGALDLPTLEAAAEEVAGLSLRERGLTGMRIAAALDPAVSVAERGAIGGPAPAETGRACTERKEKLAADMALVSSRREAENTAVTRLIAEAERMAEHE
- the gatD gene encoding Glu-tRNA(Gln) amidotransferase subunit GatD, with translation MSETFATGDLVAASCRGHPVEGTYITDRDGMAVLKMKSGYNIGVDRAGCTLVKAAGAPATPAAPVVTQDDSLPALAIISTGGTIASRIDYRTGAVTSQFTADDILRAIPGLSSLARYRSEVLATILSENMTPRIWQDLARAIHAAVKDGAEGVIVTHGTDTMAYSASAVSYMLDTPVPVVFVGSQRSADRPSSDNIMNGLCAAAAARSDLGEVAVAMHATTNDDACAIHRATRVRKMHTSRRDAFQSLDMAPLGSVAYPSLAVTLSDEAVRRRETEPVLRDSLEERCGLLYFYPGMAPEMIRAYEGYKGLVIAGTGLGHVSTPCIGALKDLVDAGTTVVMTSQCLNGRVCDRVYDTGRDLLAAGVIEGEDMLPEAALTKMMWVLGNEKDQEKAGKMMTTNLKGEIRRRSDYGF
- the gatE gene encoding Glu-tRNA(Gln) amidotransferase subunit GatE, translating into MDFKALGLKAGIEIHQQLDTAEKLFCHCPTTLQKTEEHTGELFRYLHATVSEMGEIDRAAAEEMMDRRQFHYLTYPTTCLVENDEEPPAPMNREALGIALQVAKTFAMHPVEQVHTMRKLVIDGSNTSGFQRTALVAVGGVLPNGGEVETICLEEEAAQRVEGDTFSLDRLGIPLVEITTSPCMYTPEDVQTTAEYIGMVLRSTGMVKRGLGTIRQDINVSIRDGARVEIKGVQELDLIAEVVRREAQRQTNLLAIRDELRARQASVGEETYDVTPLFAGTQSSILKKAKMIRAFVLPGFAGLVGREIQPGRRLGSEISDYVKKCGLGGLFHTDELPAYGVTAEEVARLREHLGAADEDAVILVSGSKEKTACGVKQAQHRARLAFEGIPEETRKMLEEGSTAYMRPLPGAARMYPETDVFPVAITDALWEEVRVPELLSDLARRFESDLGLDPAVAHQVAYAESLPLFRAAIDAGIRPNLAARTILATLKELARDGIAVEKITDDDVLAVLLAVEREGVAKEAIPEIFTEIAAGTATAQAIESHAGGISDAELTAIARKIVAERMEFVREKGMRALGPLMGLVMDEARGKVDGKKVSEVLRSEISRVI
- a CDS encoding DUF5350 family protein, producing the protein MGKTGTTTWAQVKNVAGKIRLVRAQEATFKKPGPNQRFKAAAALRKIVAQAERQQGRGRGGPRRGGRGGARGQPKVADPKIRRRMARAKVSALGVKQKSR
- a CDS encoding diphthine--ammonia ligase, with the protein product MAWAALTSGGKDSVLAVQKAIDAGLEVTTLVTVRPANPHSYMFHSANLDAVRVMAEVAGMEYYEIASAGKKEEETLEMEEGLANLDIEGLITGAVASTYQRSRLEAIAGRLGVRLYAPLWHMDYAALLREVAARLDAIIVVCAAEGLTEEFLGTHIDGATVDRLLALEERYRINPAGEGGEYETLTLNAPFFSRPLTYASGERRSEAGRHELILKGFA